The following proteins are co-located in the Spinactinospora alkalitolerans genome:
- a CDS encoding GntR family transcriptional regulator produces MPTSENRGDMRDPSPPVYREIAEALRSAIASGELSDGDRVPGENDLMKRYGVARATARQALSVLINEGIVVAVRGSGVYVRTFRPLRRHGPRRLSRELWGGGRAIWQADTADRAFAADNITVRETAAPEHVARALDLPEQERVVVRRRRYLLDDRPMQLATSYLPAKLAAGTAIAEADTGPGGIYARLAELGHAPAHFTEEIRVRMPSPAEVEELALSAGTPVLDVMRTALTSDHRAVELNEMTLDGSAYILQYDFDA; encoded by the coding sequence GTGCCGACGTCCGAAAACCGAGGCGACATGAGAGACCCCTCTCCGCCGGTCTACCGTGAGATCGCCGAGGCGTTGCGGTCCGCGATCGCCTCAGGAGAGCTCTCCGACGGCGACCGGGTACCGGGCGAGAACGACCTGATGAAGCGGTACGGGGTCGCCAGGGCGACGGCCCGCCAGGCCCTGTCCGTGCTCATCAACGAGGGGATCGTGGTGGCCGTGCGCGGCTCGGGCGTCTACGTGCGCACCTTCCGGCCGCTGCGCCGGCACGGTCCGCGGCGCCTCTCCCGCGAACTGTGGGGCGGCGGCCGGGCCATCTGGCAGGCCGACACCGCCGATCGCGCCTTCGCCGCCGACAACATCACCGTGCGCGAGACCGCGGCGCCCGAGCACGTGGCCCGCGCCCTGGACCTGCCCGAGCAGGAACGGGTGGTGGTGCGGCGGCGCCGCTACCTCCTCGACGACCGCCCCATGCAGCTCGCCACCTCCTACCTCCCCGCCAAGCTCGCCGCCGGCACCGCGATCGCCGAGGCCGACACCGGCCCCGGCGGCATCTACGCCCGCCTCGCCGAACTGGGCCACGCCCCCGCCCATTTCACCGAGGAGATCCGGGTGCGCATGCCCTCCCCCGCCGAGGTGGAGGAGCTCGCACTGAGCGCGGGGACCCCCGTTCTCGACGTCATGCGCACCGCGCTGACGTCGGACCACCGCGCCGTCGAGCTCAACGAGATGACACTGGACGGATCGGCCTACATCCTGCAGTACGACTTCGACGCCTGA
- a CDS encoding phosphatidylserine decarboxylase: MTDDHHPVAPSRPRVRMARGSAPWLVPACAIAGAAVLAGRGSRLRKTLAVPAVGLAAGMAWFFRDPDRGPASGRVISSADGVVQSIDPQPDGRIRVAVFMNPLNVHVNRAPLAGVVTGVEHRPGGFRPAFDKDSERNERVIWTFDTEIGEVTVIQIAGAMVRRIVPYREVGQKVEQGERIGLIRFGSRVDVYLPAGITPAVEVGQKVRAGETRLDSD; encoded by the coding sequence ATGACCGACGATCATCATCCTGTCGCCCCTTCCCGGCCGCGCGTGCGCATGGCCCGCGGCTCGGCCCCCTGGCTGGTACCCGCGTGCGCGATCGCAGGGGCCGCCGTACTCGCCGGCCGCGGCTCGCGCCTGCGCAAGACCCTGGCCGTTCCCGCGGTCGGGCTGGCCGCGGGAATGGCGTGGTTCTTCCGCGACCCCGACCGCGGACCGGCCAGCGGCCGCGTGATCTCCTCCGCCGACGGTGTCGTGCAGAGCATCGACCCCCAGCCCGATGGCAGGATCCGGGTGGCGGTCTTCATGAACCCTCTCAACGTCCACGTGAACCGGGCACCCCTGGCGGGCGTGGTGACCGGGGTGGAGCACCGGCCAGGGGGCTTTCGACCGGCTTTTGACAAGGACAGCGAACGGAATGAACGTGTCATCTGGACCTTCGACACCGAGATCGGCGAGGTTACGGTCATCCAGATCGCGGGGGCGATGGTCCGCCGCATCGTCCCGTATCGCGAGGTCGGGCAGAAGGTGGAGCAGGGGGAGAGGATCGGCCTCATCCGGTTCGGCTCGCGCGTCGACGTCTACCTTCCCGCCGGGATCACCCCGGCCGTCGAGGTCGGGCAGAAAGTCCGGGCCGGTGAAACGCGCCTTGACAGCGACTGA
- the hemQ gene encoding hydrogen peroxide-dependent heme synthase — MWSVFKVGDIGAFDRAAAADEVARLFDDAAEKGLTTRGAYDVQGFRADADVMFWWIADTPDALQEMYAAFRRTLLGRASTPVWSVMALHRPAEFNRGHVPAFLAGEEPQDYVCVYPFVRSYEWYLLPDDERRAMLAEHGRMAAPYPDVRANTVSTFALSDYEWMLAFEAAELHRIVDLMRHLRAAEARRHTRLEVPFYTGRRRSVAELVESLA, encoded by the coding sequence AAGGTCGGCGACATCGGGGCGTTCGACCGCGCCGCGGCGGCCGACGAGGTCGCCCGGCTGTTCGACGACGCGGCAGAGAAGGGCCTGACCACGCGCGGGGCCTATGACGTCCAGGGGTTCCGGGCCGACGCCGACGTGATGTTCTGGTGGATCGCCGACACCCCCGACGCGCTCCAGGAGATGTACGCGGCCTTCCGCCGCACCCTGCTGGGCCGGGCCAGCACCCCGGTCTGGTCCGTCATGGCCCTGCACCGCCCCGCCGAGTTCAACCGGGGGCACGTCCCCGCGTTCCTGGCCGGCGAGGAACCGCAGGACTACGTCTGCGTCTACCCGTTCGTGCGCTCCTACGAGTGGTACCTGCTGCCCGACGACGAGCGCCGCGCGATGCTCGCCGAGCACGGCCGCATGGCCGCCCCCTACCCCGACGTGCGGGCCAACACCGTCTCCACCTTCGCGCTCAGCGACTACGAGTGGATGCTGGCCTTCGAGGCCGCCGAGCTGCACCGCATCGTCGACCTGATGCGCCACCTGCGCGCCGCTGAGGCCCGCAGGCACACCCGCCTGGAGGTGCCCTTCTACACCGGCCGCCGCAGGAGCGTGGCCGAACTGGTCGAGTCCCTCGCCTGA
- a CDS encoding pyrimidine reductase family protein produces MSSDTAASPAPRFRRLLPDPGGEADLAAAYAYPGDLRRPWLRANMVASADGGAWGPSGRTAELSSPADRAVMGVLRALADVVLTGAGTARIEGYRPVRPREVWRGLRAGRSETPPIAVVTRTLNVHPELLAGAPPDARTIVLTTACAPPERRAAAAEHADVVVAGEDSVQPEAAMAALAERGLYRVLTEGGPHLLAELAADGVLDELCLTVSPHLLGPAASRIVAGEAPSHSRSLRIGHLLESEESLFVRYVRS; encoded by the coding sequence ATGAGTTCCGATACCGCCGCGTCCCCGGCACCGCGCTTCCGCCGACTGCTGCCCGATCCCGGCGGCGAGGCCGACCTGGCCGCCGCCTACGCCTACCCGGGCGACCTTCGCCGCCCCTGGCTGCGCGCCAACATGGTCGCCAGTGCCGACGGCGGGGCGTGGGGCCCTTCGGGGCGCACGGCTGAGCTGTCCTCGCCCGCCGACCGCGCCGTCATGGGCGTGCTGCGCGCGCTGGCCGACGTCGTGCTGACCGGCGCCGGGACCGCGAGGATCGAGGGCTACCGCCCGGTGCGCCCGCGCGAGGTCTGGCGGGGGCTGCGGGCGGGCCGCTCCGAGACCCCGCCCATCGCCGTGGTCACCCGGACCCTCAACGTGCACCCCGAGCTCCTGGCGGGCGCGCCGCCGGACGCGCGCACGATCGTCCTCACCACCGCCTGCGCCCCGCCCGAGCGGCGCGCGGCGGCGGCCGAGCACGCCGACGTCGTCGTGGCCGGGGAGGATTCCGTGCAGCCCGAGGCGGCCATGGCGGCCCTGGCCGAGCGGGGCCTGTACCGGGTGCTCACCGAGGGCGGCCCGCACCTGCTCGCCGAACTGGCGGCCGACGGCGTGCTGGACGAGCTCTGCCTGACGGTCAGCCCGCACCTTCTGGGCCCGGCCGCGTCCCGCATCGTGGCCGGCGAGGCTCCCTCGCACTCCCGGTCGCTGCGCATCGGCCACCTGCTGGAGTCGGAGGAGTCGCTTTTCGTGCGCTACGTACGAAGCTGA
- a CDS encoding DedA family protein: MDWSVSLAASTENAPIDPSEGYEGFIGWVLGLMTDLGEVGVGLALLIETFFPPMPSEAVLPGAGFLAYDGHMNLWLAILAATLGALVGGWGFYAMGAMLGRERTKWIVEKMPLLEVEDFYKCERIFAKWGGMAVLVGRCVPMVRSFISIPAGIERMSFWRFTLYTFVGSAVWNSLWIGLGFAFGPAIKPLLEEFSGILSSAVVAIVALLLLWFVAVRVRKLIRIRRGLEPLPAESATPEPLVGGSTAPEPTAPVTGESHSPRHRLD, encoded by the coding sequence GTGGACTGGTCTGTATCGCTCGCCGCGAGCACCGAGAACGCCCCGATCGATCCATCGGAAGGCTACGAGGGCTTCATCGGATGGGTGCTCGGCCTGATGACCGACCTCGGCGAGGTGGGCGTCGGCCTCGCGCTGCTCATCGAGACCTTCTTCCCCCCGATGCCCAGTGAGGCGGTGCTCCCCGGCGCCGGCTTCCTGGCCTACGACGGCCACATGAACCTCTGGCTGGCCATCCTCGCCGCCACGCTGGGCGCACTGGTCGGCGGCTGGGGCTTCTACGCCATGGGTGCGATGCTCGGGCGCGAGCGCACCAAGTGGATCGTCGAGAAGATGCCGCTGCTGGAGGTCGAGGACTTCTACAAGTGCGAGCGCATCTTCGCCAAGTGGGGCGGGATGGCCGTACTGGTGGGGCGGTGCGTCCCCATGGTGCGCAGCTTCATCTCGATCCCGGCCGGCATCGAGCGGATGTCGTTCTGGAGGTTCACGCTCTACACGTTCGTCGGCAGCGCCGTGTGGAACTCGCTGTGGATCGGCCTCGGCTTCGCTTTCGGTCCGGCCATCAAGCCCCTGCTGGAGGAGTTCAGCGGCATCCTCAGCAGCGCCGTCGTCGCGATCGTCGCGCTGCTGCTGCTCTGGTTCGTCGCCGTCCGGGTGCGCAAGCTGATCCGGATCCGCCGCGGCCTGGAGCCCCTCCCCGCCGAATCCGCGACGCCGGAGCCGCTGGTCGGCGGTTCCACGGCCCCTGAGCCGACCGCTCCCGTCACGGGGGAGTCGCACTCCCCGCGGCACCGGCTGGACTGA
- the glgX gene encoding glycogen debranching protein GlgX, with the protein MVEVWPGDPYPLGATYDGSGTNFSLFSEAAQRVELCLFDDEGAETRIELTENDGFVHHGYLPGIGPGQHYGYRVHGPHTPEHGHRHNSAKLLVDPYAKALEGSLTWHESVFDYHFDDPARRNTRDSAPFVPKCVVVSPFFDWGNDRPPKVPYNESVIYEAHVRGLTMRHPGVPEELRGTYAGLAHPVMVDYLTGLGVTAVELMPVHQFIPEHALVARGLTNYWGYNTLAFLAPHDGYAAHPGRGNQVQEFKAMVKSLHEAGIEVILDVVYNHTAEGDHMGPTLSLRGIDNLSYYRVRDDDQRYYLDYTGCGNSLNVRHPHSLQLIMDSLRYWVLEMHVDGFRFDLASALAREFHDVDRLSTFFDIVQQDPVISQVKLIAEPWDVGPGGYQVGNFPPLWTEWNGKYRDTIRDFWRGHPVLPELASRLSGSSDLYQDDGRRPVASINFVTCHDGFTMADLVSYEHKHNENNGEDNRDGTDDNRSCNHGAEGPTDDPAIVSLRRRQVRNLLATLFCSQGVVMLSHGDEIGRTQQGNNNAYCQDNEIAWVDWKRAAEEEDLLEFVRTLAELRREHPVFRRRRFFQGRPPRDGELRDIAWLRPDGALMADQDWGRGGRALGVFLNGDAITEPDPRGRAVRGDSFLLLFNAGHDDVEFTLPGKAYGTAWETVLDTAEPDIGDRPFAPASGTVTVIDRAVLLLRRVCESGER; encoded by the coding sequence ATGGTGGAAGTCTGGCCCGGCGACCCGTACCCGCTCGGCGCCACCTACGACGGTTCGGGGACCAACTTCTCGCTGTTCTCCGAGGCCGCGCAGCGGGTGGAGCTGTGCCTGTTCGACGACGAGGGCGCCGAGACCCGGATCGAGCTCACTGAGAACGACGGGTTCGTACACCACGGCTACCTGCCCGGCATCGGGCCGGGGCAGCACTACGGCTACCGCGTGCACGGCCCGCACACCCCCGAGCACGGGCACCGCCACAACTCGGCCAAGCTGCTGGTCGATCCCTACGCCAAGGCGCTCGAAGGCTCGCTCACCTGGCACGAGTCGGTGTTCGACTACCACTTCGACGACCCCGCGCGGCGCAACACCCGCGACAGCGCCCCCTTCGTGCCCAAATGCGTCGTCGTCAGTCCGTTCTTCGACTGGGGCAACGACCGCCCGCCCAAGGTCCCCTACAACGAGAGCGTCATCTACGAGGCGCACGTGCGCGGGCTGACCATGCGCCACCCCGGCGTGCCCGAGGAGCTGCGCGGCACCTACGCCGGCCTGGCCCATCCCGTGATGGTCGACTACCTGACCGGGCTGGGCGTCACCGCGGTGGAGCTGATGCCGGTCCACCAGTTCATCCCCGAGCACGCGCTCGTCGCCCGCGGCCTCACCAACTACTGGGGCTACAACACGCTGGCGTTCCTGGCCCCGCACGACGGCTACGCCGCCCACCCCGGCCGGGGCAACCAGGTGCAGGAGTTCAAGGCGATGGTGAAGTCGCTGCACGAGGCCGGCATCGAGGTCATCCTGGACGTGGTCTACAACCACACCGCGGAGGGCGACCACATGGGCCCGACGCTGTCGCTGCGGGGCATCGACAACCTCAGCTACTACCGCGTCCGCGACGACGACCAGCGCTACTACCTCGACTACACCGGCTGCGGCAACAGCCTCAACGTCCGGCACCCGCACTCGTTGCAGTTGATCATGGACTCGCTGCGGTACTGGGTGCTGGAGATGCACGTCGACGGCTTCCGCTTCGACCTGGCCTCGGCGCTGGCCCGGGAGTTCCACGACGTGGACCGGCTCAGCACCTTCTTCGACATCGTCCAGCAGGACCCGGTGATCTCCCAGGTCAAGCTGATCGCCGAGCCCTGGGACGTCGGCCCCGGCGGCTACCAGGTCGGCAACTTCCCGCCGCTGTGGACCGAGTGGAACGGCAAGTACCGCGACACCATCCGCGACTTCTGGCGCGGCCACCCCGTCCTGCCCGAACTCGCCTCGCGGCTGTCGGGCTCCAGCGACCTCTACCAGGACGACGGCCGCCGCCCCGTCGCCTCGATCAACTTCGTCACCTGCCACGACGGGTTCACGATGGCCGACCTCGTCTCCTACGAGCACAAGCACAACGAGAACAACGGCGAGGACAACCGCGACGGCACCGACGACAACCGCTCCTGCAACCACGGCGCGGAGGGCCCCACCGACGATCCGGCGATCGTCTCGCTGCGCCGCCGCCAGGTGCGCAACCTGCTGGCCACCCTGTTCTGCTCCCAGGGCGTGGTCATGCTCTCCCACGGCGACGAGATCGGCCGCACCCAGCAGGGCAACAACAACGCCTACTGCCAGGACAACGAGATCGCCTGGGTGGACTGGAAGCGCGCGGCCGAGGAGGAGGATCTGCTGGAGTTCGTGCGCACGCTGGCCGAGCTGCGCAGGGAGCACCCCGTGTTCCGCCGCCGCCGGTTCTTCCAGGGCCGCCCGCCGCGCGACGGCGAACTGCGCGACATCGCCTGGCTGCGCCCCGACGGCGCGCTGATGGCCGACCAGGACTGGGGCCGCGGCGGGCGGGCGCTGGGCGTCTTCCTCAACGGCGACGCCATCACCGAGCCCGATCCGCGCGGCCGCGCGGTCCGCGGCGACTCGTTCCTGCTGCTGTTCAACGCCGGCCACGACGACGTGGAGTTCACCCTGCCCGGCAAGGCCTACGGCACCGCGTGGGAGACCGTGCTCGACACCGCGGAGCCCGACATCGGCGACCGCCCGTTCGCCCCGGCCTCCGGCACCGTCACGGTGATCGACCGGGCGGTGCTGCTGCTGAGGCGGGTCTGCGAATCCGGCGAACGGTAG
- the msrB gene encoding peptide-methionine (R)-S-oxide reductase MsrB translates to MDETTGSVHRTEEEWRERLSSQEYAVLRQGATEQPWSGEYVSATSVGVYRCRACGAELFRSAEKFESHCGWPSFYDPADSSAVTLHEDRTLGMIRTEVRCARCRSHLGHVFHGEGYSTPTDDRYCINSIALTLEPEHPVA, encoded by the coding sequence ATGGACGAAACAACGGGGTCGGTCCACAGGACCGAGGAGGAATGGCGGGAGCGGCTGAGCTCCCAGGAGTACGCGGTGCTCCGCCAGGGGGCCACGGAGCAGCCGTGGAGCGGTGAGTACGTCTCGGCGACGTCCGTCGGCGTCTACCGGTGCCGCGCCTGCGGGGCGGAGCTGTTCCGCTCGGCCGAGAAGTTCGAGTCGCACTGCGGGTGGCCGAGCTTCTATGATCCGGCCGACAGTTCGGCGGTAACCCTGCACGAAGACAGAACCCTTGGCATGATACGCACCGAGGTCCGCTGCGCCCGCTGCCGATCCCATCTCGGCCACGTCTTCCACGGGGAGGGCTATTCCACCCCCACCGACGACCGGTACTGCATCAACTCCATAGCCTTGACCTTGGAGCCGGAGCATCCCGTGGCATAG
- the pssA gene encoding CDP-diacylglycerol--serine O-phosphatidyltransferase encodes MTATDQGFAGLAHGDDAAPRLRLVLADYFTLGNALCGFMAVWQLAAAQVGQISAGHVGPLHRADMAVAVILLLIAAACDLFDGRVARKLGGSGMGAELDNLADVISFGFAPAFFVVAWGTLAPDNGGVLPIIAAAAVLLAVVVRLARFSCQAPGEEYFTGLPSPFGAMAVITVVLLDPPVYAGAAMILVIAWLMISRVEYPKPRGRLAFAVLAWILGSVGCLAAWAVDAPAGDALLYSGSSLVLVLILTIPFYVLVTRRHDQGGDGDDLPLPSVQEG; translated from the coding sequence TTGACAGCGACTGACCAGGGATTCGCCGGCCTGGCGCACGGCGACGACGCGGCGCCCCGGTTGCGACTCGTGCTCGCCGACTACTTCACGCTCGGCAACGCGCTGTGCGGCTTCATGGCCGTCTGGCAACTGGCCGCGGCCCAGGTCGGTCAGATCTCGGCCGGCCATGTCGGCCCGCTGCATCGGGCCGACATGGCCGTCGCGGTCATCCTGCTGCTGATCGCGGCCGCCTGCGACCTGTTCGACGGCCGGGTGGCGCGCAAGCTCGGCGGCAGCGGCATGGGCGCCGAGCTCGACAACCTGGCCGACGTGATCAGCTTCGGCTTCGCACCGGCGTTCTTCGTCGTCGCCTGGGGCACGCTGGCCCCGGACAACGGCGGGGTGCTGCCGATCATCGCCGCCGCCGCGGTGCTGCTGGCCGTGGTGGTGCGCCTGGCGCGGTTCTCCTGCCAGGCGCCGGGCGAGGAGTACTTCACCGGACTGCCGAGCCCGTTCGGGGCGATGGCCGTCATCACCGTCGTGCTGCTCGATCCCCCCGTGTACGCGGGCGCGGCCATGATCCTGGTCATCGCCTGGCTCATGATCAGCCGGGTGGAGTACCCCAAGCCGCGCGGCCGGCTCGCCTTCGCCGTGCTGGCCTGGATCCTGGGCAGCGTGGGGTGCCTGGCCGCGTGGGCGGTCGACGCCCCCGCCGGCGACGCCCTGCTCTACTCCGGCTCCAGCCTCGTCCTGGTGCTGATCCTGACCATCCCGTTCTACGTCCTGGTGACGCGGCGCCATGACCAGGGCGGCGACGGGGACGATCTTCCCCTGCCGTCGGTCCAGGAGGGCTGA
- a CDS encoding sirohydrochlorin chelatase, translating into MNPQTTDTDVPLIAVAHGSKDARSARAVGALFDRVRRLRPGLDVRVAYLDHVAPDPEAAIGRLAAEGAGEVVVLPALLTAAYHSKTDLPQALARVRAAFPWLRVRYGDTLGPHPLLEEAVLRRLAEADVAAAPDTALVLASAGSSDAGANAVIEEMAARLAARGAWRAVVPAYASAASPTPGEAVARLRAAGAPRVAVATYLLAPGFFSDRVAEQAFAAGAAAVSPALGDCPESARVVLERYDEALAQSPRHRVPVR; encoded by the coding sequence ATGAATCCTCAGACGACCGATACCGATGTACCGCTGATCGCGGTGGCGCACGGCAGCAAGGACGCCAGGTCGGCGCGTGCGGTCGGCGCGCTGTTCGACCGCGTGCGGCGGCTGCGTCCCGGCCTGGACGTGCGGGTGGCCTACCTCGACCACGTGGCGCCCGACCCGGAGGCGGCCATCGGCCGGCTGGCCGCCGAAGGGGCCGGGGAGGTCGTGGTGCTGCCGGCGCTGCTGACGGCGGCCTACCACAGCAAGACCGACCTGCCGCAGGCCCTGGCCAGGGTGCGCGCGGCCTTCCCCTGGCTGCGTGTCCGCTACGGCGACACGCTGGGTCCGCACCCGCTGCTGGAGGAGGCGGTGCTGCGCCGGCTGGCCGAGGCCGACGTGGCCGCGGCCCCCGACACCGCCCTGGTGCTGGCATCGGCCGGCTCCAGTGACGCCGGCGCGAACGCGGTGATCGAGGAGATGGCCGCGCGGCTCGCCGCGCGGGGCGCGTGGCGCGCGGTCGTGCCGGCCTACGCTTCGGCCGCCTCCCCCACGCCCGGCGAGGCGGTGGCCCGGCTGCGCGCGGCGGGGGCGCCGCGGGTCGCGGTGGCGACCTACCTCCTGGCCCCGGGGTTCTTCTCCGACCGGGTGGCCGAGCAGGCGTTCGCGGCCGGTGCCGCGGCGGTCTCCCCCGCTCTGGGCGACTGCCCGGAGTCGGCCCGGGTCGTGCTGGAACGCTACGACGAGGCCCTGGCCCAGAGCCCCCGGCACCGCGTCCCGGTCCGCTGA
- a CDS encoding phosphoadenylyl-sulfate reductase produces MNVTLDGAALAEEAAAELEEASAQEIIRWAAETFGDKLCMTSSMADALMVDLVSKVKPGIDVIFLDTGYHFAETIGTRDAVEAVYPINLVNVEPRRTVAEQDRDLGPRLHGRDPNICCYLRKVEPLKRALAPYDAWLSGLRRDESATRRGVGVVQWDAKKKMVKVNPIARWTQGDVDAYMAEHGVLVNPLRYDGYPSIGCAPCTRRVEAGADPRSGRWAGTGKTECGIHL; encoded by the coding sequence ATGAACGTCACGCTGGACGGTGCGGCACTGGCCGAGGAGGCCGCGGCTGAGCTGGAGGAGGCGAGTGCGCAGGAGATCATCCGGTGGGCCGCCGAGACCTTCGGCGACAAGCTGTGCATGACCTCCTCGATGGCCGACGCGCTGATGGTCGACCTCGTCTCCAAGGTCAAGCCGGGCATCGACGTGATCTTCCTCGACACCGGTTACCACTTCGCCGAGACCATCGGCACCCGCGACGCGGTCGAGGCCGTCTACCCGATCAACCTGGTCAACGTCGAGCCGCGGCGCACCGTGGCCGAGCAGGACCGCGACCTGGGGCCGAGGCTGCACGGCCGCGACCCCAACATCTGCTGCTACCTGCGCAAGGTCGAGCCGTTGAAGCGGGCGCTGGCCCCCTACGACGCCTGGCTCAGCGGACTGCGCCGGGACGAGTCCGCCACCCGGCGCGGCGTCGGCGTCGTGCAGTGGGACGCCAAGAAGAAGATGGTCAAGGTCAATCCGATCGCGCGCTGGACCCAGGGCGACGTCGACGCCTACATGGCCGAGCACGGCGTCCTGGTCAACCCCCTGCGCTACGACGGCTACCCCTCGATCGGCTGCGCGCCGTGCACCCGGCGGGTCGAGGCCGGCGCCGACCCCCGAAGCGGCCGCTGGGCCGGCACCGGCAAGACCGAGTGCGGGATCCACCTGTAG
- a CDS encoding acyl-CoA dehydrogenase family protein, which translates to MPPTHEVFNQPTPLEDHDVAAEPALTEGLEREGGGWAGEELHELGRLAGGAPARGWGEQANANEPVLRTHDRYGHRVDEVDFHPAWHVLTDTAVSHGLHAAPWADERAGAHVARAAKFYVWSQVEAGHGCPMSMTYAVVPALRHSPELAARYEPLLTSRTYDFGLRPPLAKRGLLAGMSMTEKQGGSDVRANTTRAVPGGPDGAHRLTGHKWFTSAPMGDLFLTLAQAPEGLSCFLVPRVLEDGTRNALSIQRLKDKLGNRSNASAELEYDGALAWPVGEPGRGVRTIIEMVNGTRLDCVIGSAAGMRAGLVQAVHHASLRQAFGGALIDAPLMRNVLADLALESEAATALMLRLAGAADRAVRGDESEAAFRRLAVAAGKYWVTKRQPAHAAEALECLGGNGYVEESGMPRLFRESPLNSIWEGSGNVAALDVLRAMAKEPVCVEALFAELALSQGADHRLDAAVKRLHTELGDLDAAEYRARSVVELMALCLQASLLVRHAPAAVADAFTASRLGGEGGRAFGTLPRGVDTEAVLDRCRPRT; encoded by the coding sequence ATGCCTCCCACGCACGAGGTGTTCAACCAGCCGACCCCGCTGGAGGACCACGACGTCGCCGCCGAGCCCGCGCTGACCGAGGGGCTGGAGCGCGAGGGCGGCGGCTGGGCCGGTGAGGAGCTGCACGAGCTCGGCAGGCTGGCCGGCGGCGCCCCGGCGCGCGGCTGGGGCGAGCAGGCCAACGCCAACGAGCCGGTGCTGCGCACCCACGACCGCTACGGCCACCGTGTGGATGAGGTCGACTTCCACCCCGCCTGGCACGTCCTCACCGACACCGCGGTCTCCCACGGCCTGCACGCCGCGCCCTGGGCCGACGAGAGGGCCGGCGCACACGTGGCCCGGGCCGCCAAGTTCTACGTGTGGAGCCAGGTGGAGGCCGGGCACGGCTGCCCGATGTCGATGACCTACGCCGTGGTGCCGGCCCTGCGCCACTCCCCCGAGCTCGCGGCCCGCTACGAGCCGCTGCTCACCTCGCGCACCTACGACTTCGGGCTGCGCCCGCCCCTGGCCAAGCGGGGCCTGCTGGCCGGAATGTCGATGACGGAGAAGCAGGGCGGCTCCGACGTGCGCGCCAACACCACCCGCGCCGTGCCGGGCGGCCCCGACGGCGCGCACCGGCTGACCGGACACAAGTGGTTCACCTCGGCGCCCATGGGCGACCTCTTCCTCACTCTCGCCCAGGCGCCCGAAGGGCTGTCCTGCTTCCTGGTGCCGCGGGTCCTGGAGGACGGCACCCGCAACGCGCTGTCCATCCAGCGCCTCAAGGACAAGCTGGGCAACCGCTCCAACGCCTCGGCCGAGCTGGAGTACGACGGGGCGCTGGCCTGGCCCGTCGGCGAGCCCGGGCGCGGGGTGCGCACCATCATCGAGATGGTCAACGGCACCCGGCTCGACTGCGTCATCGGCTCCGCCGCGGGGATGCGCGCCGGGCTGGTCCAGGCGGTGCACCACGCGAGCCTGCGGCAGGCGTTCGGCGGGGCGCTGATCGACGCGCCGCTGATGCGCAACGTGCTGGCCGACCTCGCGCTGGAGTCCGAGGCCGCGACGGCGCTCATGCTGCGGCTGGCCGGCGCGGCCGACCGGGCCGTGCGCGGCGACGAGTCCGAGGCGGCGTTCCGCCGCCTGGCGGTGGCCGCGGGGAAGTACTGGGTGACCAAGCGCCAGCCCGCGCACGCCGCCGAGGCCCTGGAGTGCCTGGGCGGCAACGGCTACGTGGAGGAGTCGGGGATGCCCCGGCTGTTCCGCGAGTCGCCGCTCAACTCCATCTGGGAGGGATCGGGCAACGTCGCGGCGCTGGACGTGCTGCGCGCGATGGCCAAGGAGCCGGTCTGCGTGGAGGCGCTCTTCGCCGAGCTGGCCCTGAGCCAGGGCGCCGACCACCGCCTCGACGCCGCCGTCAAGCGGCTGCACACCGAGCTGGGCGACCTCGACGCCGCCGAGTACCGCGCCCGCTCCGTGGTGGAGCTGATGGCGCTGTGCCTGCAGGCGTCCCTGCTGGTACGGCACGCCCCGGCGGCCGTGGCCGACGCCTTCACCGCCTCGCGCCTCGGCGGTGAAGGGGGACGCGCCTTCGGCACCCTGCCGCGCGGCGTGGACACCGAGGCCGTCCTGGACCGCTGCCGCCCGCGGACCTAG